From Gossypium raimondii isolate GPD5lz chromosome 11, ASM2569854v1, whole genome shotgun sequence:
aaaagaaagaaaaagaataaaaggagCGGTAACTTGTAGTTAAGCAGGAAGGTAACAGAGCAGCAGCTTTTACTATATAAACAACAAAGGCAAGTGTTGTGCCCTGCGGCTTGCAGAGATTGATTGGTTAGGGACTTGGGGTTGTAAAAACTTTGGGGTAGCCTGAAAATGGGTCTCTCTCTTTCTCCTTTGGCGCTGATAGTCCTTCTTGCTTGTTTAACTGCTCTTCATCAGTGTAATGGCAACCCCTTCCGTAGAAACAACCCTTTTCGTCACCACCATCACCCTCGCTTTGCCAAGCATAACTACAGAGATGCACTTACCAAATCTATCATGTTTTTCGAAGGCCAAAGGTCAGGGAGGCTTCCTTCTAACCAGCGGATTACTTGGAGAAGAGATTCTGGCCTCTCAGATGGTGCAGCCATGcatgtaaatatgcaaaaccatgattccatttctctttGAATACTCTGTTTCTTTCATGTCATGTATGGTATTTTGACTGTGAAATATGGAGATGCAGGTTGATTTGGTTGGAGGATACTATGATGCTGGAGACAATGTGAAGTTCGGATTCCCTATGGCCTTCACCACCACCATGCTTTCTTGGAGTGTGATTGAATTTGGTGGGCTGATGAAAGGAGAGTTACAAAATGCCAAACAAGCCATCCGTTGGGCTACTGATTACTTGCTCAAAGCAACCGCACATCCAGACACCATCTATGTTCAGGTTTTATTACCTTGTTTTCTCTTAACTCTTCAAAGCTTGTGCTTTATTTTGCATACAATGTGCATTCTTAACTCTTCAAAGCTTGTGCTTTATTTTGCATACAATGTGCATTCTTGTTTGTTTCACCCAAAACAGAGGATCTGATACAGGCTCTGGGTTGTTGTGTGTAGGTTGGTGATGCAAAGCAGGACCATTCTTGCTGGGAAAGACCAGAAGACATGGACACTCCGAGAAGTGTTTTCAAAATAGACAAAAACTCTCCTGGTTCTGATGTAGCAGGAGAAACTGCTGCTGCACTTGCAGCTGCCTCTTTGGTCTTCAGAAGAAGTGACCCCACTTACTCTAAGCTTTTGGCTAGGAGGGCTATCAGGGTAAAactcttattctttaaaaaaaagctATGTATTCATCACTGCTCTGTTCTAAATTTCCtgagaaaattgaaatttgttgtCTCCTGAGTAATAGGTATTTCAGTTTGCTGATAAGTACAGAGGACCCTACAGCAATGGATTGAAAAAAGTTGTGTGCCCATTCTATTGCTCTTATTCTGGTTATCAGGTGCGTTAGTGTTGTTAAAATTTTGCTATCTAGGTGTTGGTTGTTTGGTATAATGTGTGAAATGTCAACCTAATTTGTTTCTCTGCTACTCTAAAAAATTTTTTAGGATGAACTACTGTGGGGAGCTGCTTGGCTGCACCGAGCC
This genomic window contains:
- the LOC105802999 gene encoding endoglucanase 17; protein product: MGLSLSPLALIVLLACLTALHQCNGNPFRRNNPFRHHHHPRFAKHNYRDALTKSIMFFEGQRSGRLPSNQRITWRRDSGLSDGAAMHVDLVGGYYDAGDNVKFGFPMAFTTTMLSWSVIEFGGLMKGELQNAKQAIRWATDYLLKATAHPDTIYVQVGDAKQDHSCWERPEDMDTPRSVFKIDKNSPGSDVAGETAAALAAASLVFRRSDPTYSKLLARRAIRVFQFADKYRGPYSNGLKKVVCPFYCSYSGYQDELLWGAAWLHRATRNPTYLNYIQVNGQILGAAEFDNTFGWDNKHVGARILLSKAFLVQRLKSLHDYKGHADNFICSLIPGAPFSSAQYTPGGLLFKMSDSNMQYVTSTSFLLLTYAKYLTSAHQVVNCGGTRVTPKRLRTIAKKQVDYLLGDNPLKMSYMVGYGPRYPQRIHHRGSSLPSVANHPAKIQCSTGFNFMKSQSPNPNILVGAVIGGPDQKDRFPDQRSDYEQSEPATYINAPLVGALTYLAHSFGQL